The following coding sequences are from one Treponema bryantii window:
- a CDS encoding AraC family transcriptional regulator yields MTAQKPKRGIIMKRNDGSEVVNYNIDSFPTYIHDGYVYPGCTWERVAHYHDDVEFVSVYSGSMEYSVDGVNIRLKKGDTLFVNADAIHYSIATENRVTKYYIAIMNPRIICSSYAVETKAIKPIISDRSVPFIHFKADDFDGPEIQQLLKNLCKEEENKSEFMITKGFFELWEIIMHRFTDAYRLHVGRIEDADSHNAKLKGMMIYIDEHYNEQITLKDIAQAGCVSQSLCNQIFNKLTEKSPIEYLMHYRSRKVADLLQAGDMSMAEIAEITGFTGASYMAETFKKFYKMSPRDFRKSSRPGTSSSSRLSDYNPKAEVQFHCD; encoded by the coding sequence ATGACAGCACAAAAACCAAAGCGCGGAATCATCATGAAGCGCAATGATGGTTCTGAAGTTGTAAATTATAATATAGATTCTTTTCCAACATATATTCATGACGGTTATGTTTATCCAGGCTGTACCTGGGAGCGGGTTGCTCACTATCATGATGATGTTGAATTCGTTTCTGTTTATTCCGGCTCCATGGAATATTCTGTAGACGGAGTAAATATTCGTCTTAAAAAAGGAGATACACTTTTTGTAAATGCAGACGCCATCCACTACTCCATAGCTACAGAAAACCGAGTTACAAAATATTATATCGCCATTATGAATCCACGGATTATCTGTTCATCTTATGCGGTTGAAACAAAAGCCATAAAGCCAATAATTTCAGATCGTTCCGTTCCTTTCATACATTTTAAAGCTGATGATTTTGATGGTCCTGAAATTCAACAGCTTCTCAAAAATCTCTGTAAGGAAGAAGAAAACAAAAGTGAGTTTATGATTACTAAGGGATTTTTTGAGCTCTGGGAAATAATCATGCACCGCTTTACAGACGCTTATCGTCTGCACGTAGGTCGAATAGAAGATGCTGATTCTCACAATGCAAAACTAAAAGGCATGATGATTTATATTGATGAGCATTATAACGAACAGATTACCCTAAAAGATATTGCTCAGGCTGGCTGCGTAAGTCAGAGTTTATGTAATCAGATTTTCAATAAGCTTACGGAAAAATCTCCAATTGAATATCTTATGCATTACAGAAGCCGAAAGGTTGCAGATTTATTACAGGCTGGTGATATGAGTATGGCAGAAATTGCTGAAATTACTGGCTTTACAGGAGCCAGTTATATGGCTGAAACCTTCAAGAAGTTTTATAAGATGTCACCAAGGGATTTCAGGAAATCTTCCCGTCCCGGAACATCCTCATCATCTCGTTTGTCAGACTATAATCCGAAGGCTGAAGTTCAATTTCACTGCGACTAA